The nucleotide sequence ACTAATTTTCCAGCGTCTTTTAATAGCTTTGCTGCAAGGAGGGTTGATTCGAAAGGTATTTCGTTTTGTAAAAGGAGAATGTCACTTCTCAGTATATCACTCTTACACTCTTCGATAACCTCTGGTGTAAGATATGCGTTCGCTCCATATGTGATCATTATCCTGTTTTCACCAGAAAGCGTTACTTCGATGAACGCAAGGCCTGTGTTCGTGTCGACAAATTTGTAACCTGATATTCCAAGTTTTTCATAGCTTTTTGCAAGTGCGCTTCCGTATGAATCGTTTCCAAGCATAGTTAAAAAAAATACGTTGCTTTTAGAAAGTTTAGCAACCGCAACTGCTTGGTTGGCACCTTTTCCGCCAGGGAAGTATTCAAGATTTAAGATTTTCTGTGTTTCACCGGGTTTGGTAAAGTGCTCAACTGTTAAGACTATATCCATGTTCGAGCTTCCGATAACGGCTATCATTTTATTTCCTCCTTGTAGATTCTCTGACAACGAGTTCTGGTTCGAGGACTATGCCTTCAATGGTGGTCATCTCGCCGTTTATGAGTTTCAACAATATTTCCGCTGCTGTTTTTCCCATTTCGTACGTGGGCTGATGGACAGTTGTCAACGCAGGCTTGTAGTATTTGCTGAATGGTATGTCGTCATATCCAGTCACGCTGACATCGTCGGGTATACGTACTCCTTTCTCTTCTAAAGCATCCAAGAGACCGAATGCTATTAAGTCGTTTCCACACAAGATCGCATCTGGCAAACTTTTTGTTATGTTCTTTCCAAATTCGTACCCTGCGTCGTACGAAAAGCTTGCGTAATGATGTTCGTGTTGCAATCCGTATTCGCGCATTTTAGAAATAAACGCGTCGTGTCTTTGCTTGGCGCTGAATGTGTTTTTGTCACCGTTGATGAATATGAAATTTCTGTGACCGGTGTCTACTAAATAGTCAACGAGCATGGTTATGCCTTTGAAGTTGTCAACAACCACGTAGGATACGTTGACGTCCTTTATGAGCCTGTCTAAGAAGACAACGTTGAGTCCGTGTTGTATGCTCCGCAAAAGTTTCGGGTTCGATTCTCCCGTGCCCGTAAATAGAAGACCATCTATGTGTTTTGATAAAAGCGTATTAAGTATTGTGTCTTCTTTTTTTCTGTTCTGGTCAGAGCTGCCAAAGATCAGCGTGTATCCGTGTTCCCAAAGATAATCTTCGGCACCTCGGACTATTTGGACAAAGAACGGGTTTGAGATATCCGGTAGTATGAATCCTATCGTTTTTGTTCTACCGTGTCGCAAGCTGCGTGCAAGCATGCTCGGGGAATATCCGAGTTCTTGGACGGC is from Fervidobacterium gondwanense DSM 13020 and encodes:
- the rbsK gene encoding ribokinase, with translation MIAVIGSSNMDIVLTVEHFTKPGETQKILNLEYFPGGKGANQAVAVAKLSKSNVFFLTMLGNDSYGSALAKSYEKLGISGYKFVDTNTGLAFIEVTLSGENRIMITYGANAYLTPEVIEECKSDILRSDILLLQNEIPFESTLLAAKLLKDAGKLVIFDPAPAIGINPEIFPYVDILTPNEEELKTLSENIIGRYESIEKTFEAFKEKGLRTMVVKQGEKGATYIDEKTMISVPTIKVQSVDTTAAGDVFNGALAVALSEGKDIQSAIEFANTCAAISVTRKGAQPSIPNREEAEQFK
- a CDS encoding LacI family DNA-binding transcriptional regulator; protein product: MAKVSIKDVARKAGVSISTVSRVLTSSAPVSEELKKKVEEAVQELGYSPSMLARSLRHGRTKTIGFILPDISNPFFVQIVRGAEDYLWEHGYTLIFGSSDQNRKKEDTILNTLLSKHIDGLLFTGTGESNPKLLRSIQHGLNVVFLDRLIKDVNVSYVVVDNFKGITMLVDYLVDTGHRNFIFINGDKNTFSAKQRHDAFISKMREYGLQHEHHYASFSYDAGYEFGKNITKSLPDAILCGNDLIAFGLLDALEEKGVRIPDDVSVTGYDDIPFSKYYKPALTTVHQPTYEMGKTAAEILLKLINGEMTTIEGIVLEPELVVRESTRRK